The following is a genomic window from Dioscorea cayenensis subsp. rotundata cultivar TDr96_F1 chromosome 10, TDr96_F1_v2_PseudoChromosome.rev07_lg8_w22 25.fasta, whole genome shotgun sequence.
CCAGGTGAAGGCTAATTCATATAGGCTTACAGGATCTCGGACAGGCTTTAATTTACTTCCGTGCATAGGCTGGAGTATTACAAGTCATACAGATAGGATTCAGTAGTAAGCTAAATGTATCAGAAGCCATAATAGTCCATTCACCAGTCTGTTCAACATCATCTTTTTTTATGACTGCCATTTATGGGCCAAGATGAGAATAAAGGGACCACTATAAAGGATTGGAGATTACAAGCTAACCTCAGTGAACAAATACTGTTTATTCAATATATGTTCAAATGACTTTCAATTGTCATACTCATTTATGTAGGGGAATATACGCTTTCTAGATGTAGACTGTACCTGTTATATGTAAGAGTGAAATACTAGCTTCACatgaaaaaggaaataaatttgCTACCAGAATTGCAGGGAGACATGCAAGACATCAACCATTTTGGAATGACATTCTATGACCAGAAATGAATCATTTCtcaaattagaaaattatttacTTTCAGGCCACTCTCAAATTAGCAGAGTCAGTCATGCACAAAGTGGTTTTCCATAAAAAATAGCTTCATAACTTTTACAGGTGAAAAAACTCTTCACATACTTTCTATTTAAACATGCATGGACTAAGTGCTCAGTGAAAGAAACAACATTATGACAATGACAGTACTTCTATATCATTTGAAATAACAGAGAAATGCTCAGATAGGATGCTActcataaacaaaatttaatggaCGATATATTCTGATAAGAAAcactttattctatttcatgAACCAGCTCTTGTGATAGCGCATCAAGTAATACAATTCCTAACTCATAATGCACTTCTTGATTAACTGGTCAAATTAAACTACACTCAACAAGATCTCTGATTGACAACCAAAGGTTCAATTCTCATACACTGAGATGATGCGATACGAAACTTCGCAATTTCACTAAATGATGCAATTTTCCATCCATACCCACTCCGAAAATCTTGCTGAATACTAAGGTTTTCTGGGTAGTCAAGCATTACCAGTATATATGATCATTGCCTCTAAGAACtgtaaaaaatcataaaaaatatatatgatagaaAACATTCGTTTGGAAGAATATTATGAATATCATGCTAGAATTCATGAATTAATTTCTAGCTTTATAACTAGAGTCATAAAAGCAAATATGCCACAAATGAATTTTTCACGTGAAGGAATAAAAATCTTAGTTACATTATTGAAAAATTTCCATATGGTCATTTACCTGAGCAGCTTCATTGGATGCATTCTTCGTCCATATAGCTATCCTTTCCTGCTTCCCACGTACATTAACAACTACTCCACATATTTCGTCACCAAAGTCGAATTGCTCACCAATCATCGCCAACAACTAATGAGAAATCAACGGAACCATCCAGTCATGCAGATATAAAAAGATGTTGACATGTATATTATTTCGATGGTAGAAACATACCGTATATAGCCAGACTGTGTCAGCTTTTCCTCTAGCACAGCTAATGGTCCATTTTCCTCCATTAGCACAAACTGGATCTTCCCATTTTGGCTCAATTTTGTccttaaaacaataaaaatctaCTCCAACCGTCAGCTTGCTTGGGTGATGGATGTTATTGTATAGGctgaaaaagaaattataatacttattaaaaatacaaaaaaagattaTCAAGTTCTACATACATGAATAAGTAAGAAAATATAAACAGAAGTAAAGAAATTCAACCAATATTAGCCTAAACATGTAACACAACTGAAAACATCTAGAAGTACAAATATCAGCTACCAACGCTACAAGAAGCTTTTCCCAACAAACTTAATCCCAAAGCAAAAGGTCATCTCCCTTTCCTCATGGGTATAAGCACAACAACCTCAAAGAATGGACGGAACAAAATTGCAAATTGCTACCAAGGTCAAACATCATTGTTCTCAAGACATACTTAACATCACTACAATGCTTTGCAAGTATCACACTTACTAGAGACAAAACGCACAGCCAAAAAaacttttatctttaaaaacaaCTAATCTCAATTCAGCCAAAGTAAAAAAGACAGAATTTAAGGATTAGGTGATCATGATCCAACACAATTTTATGATGGATCAAATCAATATCCAACTTGATGCTACAAGGAATCGTTAATAGTCAATCgtttgaatatgaaaataaaattataagatcAGGATCACAATCTCGACAGCCATGgtcaaaagagagaaaaagaaatatatcatcaaaaattTGAATTCCAACAGGCTGAGGATCCACTAAACAGAAATAACTAAGTTTAAAACCATATCAATTGTAATTAAGGAGGCACAAAAGCTAGAAATTTGTGATATGGAGCTGGTTGAATAAGATACAAGGTATTTTATTTGGTGGGCCTCCATGCATAGTTTGCTTTTCACTCaatgttgcttttttttttctttttgatgatAGCACGTGCACATTGATGTAATTGGACAATAAGGAAACTAGAATTTCACATTTCAAAAAGGCACAGGCCAATTAGACCTACTATTGCATCCCAACCATAAAAAACTAACAGATTTCTGTATTCATCCTATCATCAAACAATTTTCCAGCTCATGTAATATTTATCTAGCATCTCAACTTCGCCAAATTACACAAGGGATTTGCAATAAGGAACACATCAATAACATTAATAAGATATTCCACTAAATTATCCATCTGCAATTGCCATTTGCATGGAATAATCAATATTCAATGCAGTCCTACAAATAATAGCAGAAATGAAAGGTCTACAGATGCAATTTTAATAGTAAAAAACAAGCTTGCCCTATGACAAAATATCCAACTTTCATCAACCTAATTAAGCAACatcaactttttttcttttattttatcttgtgTAGCTCAGAAACCAAGGTACAGTTACAGTCTTCTAGTTCATTTAAATGTGCCACTATTTAAACCAAATCTATTAGCATGCAACATAAGGAAActaaacaactcaagtataagACACTATTAACTCTAATACAGTGTAATTAAAAGCACTAGGCGCCCTTAAGGTGCTAAGACTTTTTATTGCCCGAGGAGAGAGGCACCACCAAAGGCGCACACCCGAGCGAAGTAAAATGctagttaataaataatttatatatatatatatatatatattttttggaattattaaAGTCAAGCAAAACACTTCCTGAAAGTCTAAAACTACTCAAGTTTTTAGAGCGCAAACTCTATCTTCAAAAGTCATCTAGTTCTACAACATCATCCTCCTCATCATCTAAACTAGCTTCAACTCTATCACTAGATTTAGAGTGCAACTTTTGTTgcctcttcaatttttttctaattaattagttaatctCTTAATttactcattattttttaaaacatagcaATTGTACACGTAAATCACCTAGTTTTTCTcccctaaatttatttcattctttattAGTAAGTGCGCCTTTTTCAAATCATCTAGTTTCTCTCCTAAATTTATTTCCCTTCTTATCAGTAGGTCTGTCTTTTTAAAAACGCTTAGTTTTTCTCCCCTAAATTTATGTTCTTCCTTATTAATATGTGTACCTTTTTAAAATCACCTAGTTTTTCTcccctaaatttatttttttctttattagtaGGTGTGTTGTTTTAAAATCCCAATTAACACCAGATAGGCACCCTTTTTTTAATGCCTGGCGCCTAGCAAAAAGCACATGCCTGGGCTCACCTCCTTCAAGGCGTTTCACCCTGAGGGTGTTGAGGTGCTAAGGCCTCACCTCGCCTCCTCACCTGAGCACCTAGGCGAGCGTTTTTATCGCTATTAATAACATTGCTCTAATAAACTAGCCATTTTTTCTCACAAATTCTGCAATCaacaacctatatatatatatatatatatagcttggGGTACTTAATATGGAAGGATAATTcttaacaatatataatatatatctctTAAGAAACTGTAACAGTTTCCATGCAATCAACATAAATACCTTATATGTCATTAATCCAGGGAATCAAGGGACTAGGCAATAAAACTTTCAACATCATCCAAATCGTAACAGAAAAGGGGAGAAAACCCAGTGGGCATGTCCAGAATCAATATCCCCAACATATTCTCATGGCTTTAACATCAACGGCATATTTCAATCaaggaaaggaaaacaaaagagctTTATGAAATCATTTCTTAAAACGCTATTCAATCTTCTCTCATCAGcccaaacacaagaaaacaatttgTCACCATGTTCacatatattttcattaatttcctCTCATCCAAACACAACCAAATAGAAAACCCCCAAAATGGATCACCACAGTTTGCACCCTACACATTTTCCTCAAGAAATTCTTCTTGTATTGCTTTAGAAGagcacatatacatataaataggCCAACTAAACACATCAAattactcaaataaaaaaaagttaggaATTCTGGATAGGGTGCAAACCTAAACTATTGCTTGTAATACTATGTGAAACTTCTTTCATGTCATTTTCTTGTAAATGCGTTATCCATACACAGACACATGTAACCTAAGGTAACTAAGCCATCAAGTtactcaaacaaaataaaaaacatcttTTTTTCCAACAAATGTTTGATGGCATGGAAACTGAAATTAGCAGTTGCACAACACATGATTTAACACTTGTAAAACTAGTTCACACTTCCATCATGGCAGTTTCTTGTAAATGCTTTATCTACACTATAACATAAATCAACGGAACCCATTAaatcactcaaaaaaaaaacGTCTTTTTTGAATGGTGCTGAatggaataaaaccctaaattagCAATTAGAACACTAAATACTTCAAGACTTATGTTATGAACCTAATGAACCTCTtccatggaatttttttttcttgcaaatgCTTTATTTCTGCACAAGCACACATACCATAAGCTAATTAAACCATCAAACGACTTGAAACAAAACAAAGTCATCATCTTTATGGAGTAGTAGCCAAAATTAACAATTGCGATAACAGTATAGCACATGATTCAACAGTTGCAAAACCTAGTGCACACTTCTTTCATAGCGTTTTCTAGCAAATGATTCATCCAGACACAAGCCCgtataaaaataatctaaccatcaaaaagttattttttgaAAGATGCTAGATTAAATCAAAGCCTAAACTAAGGGATTAGAACACCAACCGATTCAACACTTgtaaaccaaatcaaaacaaaagtatGAAAACAACATAATCATGATCATCTTATTAAGCAAACGAAAAAACCCAACTAAAAGCCACAAGAAAACTgattcaaaaaaaggaaaaaaaaaaacaaaaacaaaaaaactagatcAGCAGTAAAAAGGGGGAAACCTCCAGAAATCCTCGACGGTGGAGAAGGTATGGACGGGGCGCATGGAGCTACCCCAGGCGGCCTGCTTAGCCTTGGCGCTGGGATTATCGAACCAGAAGGTCCACGCGTGCTCCAGCGGGTGGGGCTGGAGAGGTTCCGACGCAGGACGCCTCCCCGGCGATGATACCACGGCTTCGTCATCGATCTCGCCTTCCTCGACCTCCGACGATGGATCCAcctcctctcttcctctctccTGCGACGCCAGCTCCGCCCCCATTCCCGTTTCCTCCGCCATGGCACGAGAAAGACGAGATTGCTCGAGAGGCTTTTTTTAGCAGACAATCAGAAATGAGTTTTGGATTTTATAGAAGGAAATTTACATTTATAcccttataaaattatatttggttTTTGCTCAATTTGTTCCTGAGCAGATCCCTTCAAAATGGCTTCTGCTTCTTCAGTAAATGTCTTGGTAGAAGATATACCTTAAACCGACCTCTCTTTCCTCGTTTGCTCAGTTGAGAAGTCTTGTATTGTATTATAACGACTCGAGATGTGGATGGAAATCATCAATTAATCCATGTGATTTCCTGCTTGGTCGCTCTTTTTTTTGCTGCTAGCAATTGATAAAGTTGCTTTGGCTACTCCTTTTAAATTAGGCGTTTTGATGGGATCCTTAATTCTAGTCGGAGGAGAAATTACCAAACGCCAAGCATTCCCTTACGCTTGACGCCAATGAGTTTGGAAGGTTTGGATTTTTCAATCTTATGTCATGAGGGATATGACCTATGTTAGGCTCGATGGGTGGGTCTTGCAGTCAAGCTCCCTTCTGCCTTTGCACTCGAGGGCCAATCTCCGTCCGGCCTCCATTACCCCATTGAGGCCGAACCTAAACCTATGTTCGAGGATCTTACACGGCGGAGAGAACTCTTCTATCGTGTTGCATTTCCTTTGATATATAGAAGGATATATCACAGCTCTTCGAGTACAAAAGGTtcttatgaaataaaataaaataaaaaatccctcTAACTTCAACatcataatttgaaattttagtcATGATTGAATGATATTTCTAAGTCAATTAACAAATGGACACGTAGACTGATTGTTCTCACTTCAGATAAAAAGAGTGTTTAAAGCAATCATGTCTATGGTACCAGGATTTCTAAACTAAAGACCCAAGTTTGGAATCTCGTTTCTCCCGAAGTTGGGCACATGTTCGACAAGGATGTTTGTGTCTGTGTCAATGGATAATTCGAGATCTCAATTGGCTGGACATGTCAAGCCCTGGTAAGGTTTTTCGCTTTGCATCAATTAAACCACATGCTCTACCGCTTGTGCGAGCTCCCGTCAATTCCTTTGAGTTTCATTCTTGCGAACGTACTCTCCAGATGGGATACTTAACGTGTTAGTTACAACACCGCATGGGTCGATATCCACAATGCCAAGTTTCCATCGTTTACGGGGCAAGTGTTCTTCGGAATGATTGGGCTTAAAGGGCAGGATGCTCGATTGGCAGGTTTCGAAGAAGATTGGCTTTCTAGGCTAAGGAAGGAACTTCCCGGCCCCATAATTCTTCCTCAGCCAGGCTTAGGCAGAATAGTAGAGCAAATACAAGTATTAGTAGTATAGCTAAAATGCATTCCTCATCATTGTCATTAATATGTTTACTCGTGGTAATTATGGCCTATCGGGTGAATCGATGACATTCTTTTTTGATTAACTTCCTCGCGTATGTATAAGACTGAATCCATTCAATTTCTAAAAAAGCATTACTAATCGGCAACTATAGTTTAGAAGGGCCGGGTGAATCATTTCACACTTGCTTAGCAGAAATAGAATACTGACTCCACTGCCTCTACAACTGCATCTAAATCAAGCAGGTTTTGTTTTACATGAAGAAGATTTTGTTCAGCATGTTTTATTCAATACTGGTAGGAGAAGAACCAGACTCGATATAGGTAAAAAAAGAAGGGATTGATTGATTTTCCAATATGCTAGTTTCAACAATTCTCGTTCTTTACATTTCTTCTTGCTCGATCAGGACCGTAGCTTTATGTAAGACAAAACACTCTTCCAAAGCAACTTGTTCAGTCTCCGTCTCAGTCGAAGGAGAAGTCTTAGTCACCTTTCTTTAACGTTCTTTCTTGAAATGATCCTCTGCTctaccaaaagaaaaacaccTAGTTCACTCGCTAGCGCATCTATGGCTGAATTTGTTAATAGAAGGATAAACACAAGGAATTAAAGAATTACAAATAAATGTGCTAAAAGAGTTTCATTTTTCAAATCGCAGGCTCAAGATGCAGAATCATTAGCCGTCAACTGTTCATAGTCAGCAGTGGAAGAGGAGGTAGCTTTGATTCTCAAGTCACACTATGGGCACGGAAGAGAACGAAAAATGGCAAAAGATGGTGGTCGTGGTAGGTTTAAGGATCTTACGTGGCAGGGTCGCTTCACAAAAGACATTGCTTAGGACCAATGGGTCACACTACAGGTGCACCCTGTTGACTCAAAGTACTCAACCTTCATTCTCCGAGCTATCAAATTCCTCCTTTGCCATTTTCGCTTCTAACTCCGTGTCATTTGATCTCGAGGAACTAATTTCGGAGCGGGGAA
Proteins encoded in this region:
- the LOC120270885 gene encoding eukaryotic translation initiation factor 4E-1-like, which gives rise to MAEETGMGAELASQERGREEVDPSSEVEEGEIDDEAVVSSPGRRPASEPLQPHPLEHAWTFWFDNPSAKAKQAAWGSSMRPVHTFSTVEDFWSLYNNIHHPSKLTVGVDFYCFKDKIEPKWEDPVCANGGKWTISCARGKADTVWLYTLLAMIGEQFDFGDEICGVVVNVRGKQERIAIWTKNASNEAAQISIGKQWKELLDSKETIGFIFHDDAKKLDRGAKSRYTV